From a single Raphanus sativus cultivar WK10039 unplaced genomic scaffold, ASM80110v3 Scaffold4013, whole genome shotgun sequence genomic region:
- the LOC108857464 gene encoding silicon efflux transporter LSI2: protein MAMAPVVKLVLGSIAFAIFWILAVFPSVPFLPIGRTAGSLFGAMLMVIFQVITPDQAYAAIDLPILGLLFGTMVVSIYLERADMFKYLGTLLSWKSRGAKDLLCRVCLVSAVSSALFTNDTCCVVLTEFVLKIARQKNLPPHPFLLALATSANIGSSATPIGNPQNLVIAVQSRISFWEFLLGVFPAMIVGITVNAAMLLAMYWRLLSDRKEEEEENEVSEVVEEEDVTSHRFSPATLPHLSSFRSEETNVRTDPETLRNRGASSGESIASRDHQADAESQGESYPIPTTNNDVLVFRTKRWRRVLWKSSVYLITLGMLVSLLMGLNMSWTAITAALALVVLDFKDARPSLEKVSYSLLIFFCGMFITVDGFNKTGIPTALWDLMEPYANIGEVKGTVVLAVVILVLSNVASNVPTVLLLGARVAASAAAGGEEKKAWLLLAWVSTVAGNLTLLGSAANLIVCEQARRAVSQGYTLTFTKHIKFGLPSTLIVTAIGLFLIK from the exons ATGGCAATGGCACCAGTAGTGAAGCTGGTCCTAGGCTCCATAGCCTTCGCAATCTTCTGGATATTAGCTGTCTTCCCATCAGTCCCTTTCCTCCCAATCGGTCGAACAGCCGGCTCCCTCTTCGGCGCCATGCTCATGGTCATCTTCCAAGTCATCACCCCGGACCAAGCCTACGCAGCCATCGACCTCCCCATCCTCGGCCTCCTCTTCGGAACCATGGTCGTCAGCATCTACCTCGAGAGAGCCGACATGTTCAAGTACTTGGGTACGCTCCTCTCTTGGAAAAGCAGAGGAGCCAAAGACTTGCTCTGCCGCGTCTGTCTCGTCTCCGCCGTCTCCAGCGCTCTCTTCACCAACGACACTTGCTGCGTTGTGCTGACCGAGTTCGTGCTGAAGATCGCTAGGCAGAAGAACCTCCCTCCTCACCCCTTTCTGCTCGCTTTAGCCACGAGTGCTAATATTGGCTCTTCCGCGACTCCTATTGGTAACCCTCAGAATCTTGTTATTGCTGTTCAGAGCAGGATCTCGTTCTGGGAGTTTCTTCTTGGAGTCTTTCCCGCTATGATCGTTGGGATCACTGTTAACGCTGCGATGCTTCTCGCTATGTACTGGCGGTTGTTGTCTGATCGtaaagaagaggaggaggagaatgaAGTTTCTGAagttgttgaagaagaagatgtcacGTCCCATCGGTTTTCTCCAGCTACGTTACCGCATCTCAGCTCTTTCAGATCGGAGGAAACTAACGTGAGAACGGATCCCGAGACGCTCAGGAACAGAGGAGCTTCCTCTGGTGAGAGCATTGCGTCTAGAGACCACCAAGCTGACGCTGAGTCACAAGGAGAGAGCTATCCTATTCCTACCACCAACAACGATGTGTTGGTGTTTCGAACCAAGAGATGGAGAAGAGTTTTGTGGAAATCGAGTGTTTATTTAATTACGCTTGGGATGCTTGTATCTCTGCTTATGGGGTTGAACATGTCGTGGACTGCGATTACCGCGGCTTTAGCTCTTGTTGTTCTTGATTTTAAAGATGCAAGGCCGTCTCTGGAGAAAGTATCTTATTCGCTTTTGATATTCTTCTGTGGGATGTTTATAACTGTCGATGGATTTAATAAAACTGGTATCCCTACGGCTCTGTGGGATCTCATGGAGCCGTACGCGAATATAGGGGAAGTTAAAGGAACCGTGGTTCTAGCAGTTGTGATTCTTGTCCTCTCCAATGTAGCCTCCAATGTACCAACCG TGCTATTGTTGGGAGCAAGAGTAGCGGCATCAGCGGCGGCAGGGGGGGAGGAGAAGAAGGCGTGGTTGTTGCTGGCGTGGGTGAGCACGGTGGCTGGAAACTTGACGTTGCTTGGTTCAGCGGCTAACTTGATAGTGTGTGAGCAAGCTCGCAGAGCAGTGAGCCAAGGATACACTCTCACTTTCACTAAACACATCAAGTTTGGTTTACCTTCAACGCTCATCGTTACGGCCATTGGTCTCTTCCTTATCAAGTAA